A DNA window from Comamonas fluminis contains the following coding sequences:
- a CDS encoding site-2 protease family protein, whose protein sequence is MEIQELIQTVLIYALPVLFAITIHEAAHGYAARHFGDNTAAMMGRITLNPIKHIDPIGTILMPLLLYFATSGAFLFGYAKPVPVRFDQLRNPKRDMIWVALAGPASNFVQAVFWALLLVLMAGLGLHERFFLEMCRAGIAVNLVMWAFNLFPLPPLDGGRILVGLLPWKQAQAVARIEPYGFFIVMALVIAGVVGSYWLRPLMSLGYTIIDLILYPFMALLR, encoded by the coding sequence GTGGAAATCCAAGAACTCATACAGACCGTCCTGATCTACGCACTGCCCGTGCTGTTTGCCATCACCATCCATGAGGCAGCGCACGGCTATGCCGCGCGCCACTTTGGTGACAACACTGCGGCCATGATGGGGCGCATCACGCTCAACCCCATCAAGCACATCGACCCCATCGGCACCATCCTGATGCCGCTGCTGCTGTACTTCGCCACCTCAGGCGCTTTTCTGTTTGGCTACGCAAAACCCGTGCCCGTGCGCTTTGACCAGTTGCGCAACCCCAAGCGCGACATGATCTGGGTGGCTCTGGCTGGCCCTGCATCGAATTTTGTACAGGCCGTTTTCTGGGCACTGCTTCTGGTGCTGATGGCAGGATTGGGCCTGCACGAACGCTTTTTCCTCGAAATGTGCCGCGCTGGCATTGCCGTCAACTTGGTGATGTGGGCCTTTAACCTGTTTCCCCTGCCGCCACTGGATGGTGGCCGCATTCTGGTCGGCCTGCTGCCCTGGAAGCAGGCACAAGCCGTGGCCCGCATCGAGCCCTACGGATTTTTCATCGTGATGGCGCTGGTGATTGCAGGCGTGGTGGGCAGCTACTGGCTGCGCCCGCTGATGAGCCTGGGCTACACCATCATTGATCTGATTCTCTACCCCTTCATGGCCTTGCTGCGCTAA
- a CDS encoding histidine phosphatase family protein, with product MILISGSRDFLWGRLCWNVDLMTDIYIVRHGQSAANAGEITHDPAQIPLTQTGVQQAADLASLLEITPRQVITSNYVRAKNTAQPFCQRWGLSSRELPVLHEFVTLSPSVVNGTSVDFRKPLIDAYWDAAEPQVQHGEDAESFEQFAARVNQFRGQLAALEHNTVIFGHGMWFALLIWQLQGFGWRDSLSMAAFRRYQLALPMPNCGVYVLRSQGGDSWAVSFQEHLYRKLQHDSSSDARGQVMGGG from the coding sequence ATGATTCTGATCTCGGGTTCGAGAGACTTTCTCTGGGGCCGTCTTTGCTGGAATGTTGATTTGATGACTGATATTTACATCGTCCGACACGGACAAAGTGCAGCCAATGCGGGTGAGATTACCCATGATCCGGCCCAGATACCTCTGACTCAGACAGGTGTGCAGCAGGCGGCTGATCTGGCGAGTTTGCTGGAGATTACGCCACGGCAGGTCATTACATCCAACTATGTACGGGCAAAGAATACGGCCCAGCCGTTTTGCCAGCGCTGGGGCTTGAGTTCACGTGAACTGCCTGTGCTTCATGAGTTCGTGACGCTCTCGCCGAGCGTGGTGAATGGGACATCGGTGGATTTTCGAAAACCGTTGATTGATGCCTATTGGGATGCCGCAGAGCCGCAAGTGCAGCATGGCGAAGACGCTGAGTCGTTTGAGCAATTCGCGGCTCGTGTGAATCAGTTTCGTGGTCAGCTTGCTGCACTTGAACACAACACGGTTATTTTTGGGCATGGAATGTGGTTTGCCTTGCTGATCTGGCAACTGCAGGGCTTTGGCTGGCGCGACAGCTTGTCGATGGCTGCTTTCAGGCGCTATCAACTGGCTTTGCCCATGCCGAACTGCGGCGTTTATGTTTTGCGTTCGCAGGGCGGAGATTCGTGGGCCGTGAGCTTTCAGGAGCATTTGTATCGCAAGCTTCAGCATGATTCGTCTTCTGATGCGCGAGGCCAGGTGATGGGGGGAGGCTGA
- a CDS encoding methyl-accepting chemotaxis protein: MRLVIVFGSISLWMLILMAMTWGSLSSVEAGLQAGTLQAAQARDLLADVHSTRWWVLGLGSGVCAVCALAWFSLRRSIVQPLQQAILIAETVASGDLSQEFSSDVQGDFGRLLTALGTMEDTLTELVGRIKQSTDAIGISAGEIDAGNENLSSRTQAQVSALTETAASMEQLTATVRQNAERAQSASSLAVSASERAERGGKVVGQVVHTMDAISSSSHKIVDIIQVIEGIAFQTNILALNAAVEAARAGDQGRGFAVVASEVRSLAQRSGEAAKQIKELIHASVSQVQNGAGLVSQAGSSMQDIMQAAGQVSGLLGEISHALQEQSEGIAHVNMAVAHMDSTNQENAVLVQQATQAAGALNARTQDLQQAVGAFRLDDEEASAHVPFLAPAAAAPRTFMAAVPAKSAVHAGRALEYDER, encoded by the coding sequence ATGCGGCTGGTGATCGTATTTGGATCTATCAGCCTGTGGATGCTGATTCTGATGGCCATGACTTGGGGTTCACTGTCATCGGTGGAAGCCGGATTGCAGGCCGGAACCCTGCAGGCCGCGCAGGCCAGGGATTTGCTGGCGGATGTGCACAGCACGCGCTGGTGGGTGCTGGGGCTGGGCAGCGGCGTCTGCGCAGTCTGCGCGCTGGCATGGTTCAGCCTGCGCCGCAGCATCGTGCAGCCGCTGCAGCAAGCCATCTTGATTGCAGAGACGGTGGCGTCTGGCGATTTGAGCCAGGAGTTTTCATCGGATGTGCAGGGTGACTTTGGCCGCTTGCTGACCGCGCTGGGCACCATGGAGGACACCCTGACGGAACTGGTGGGGCGCATCAAGCAGTCCACCGATGCGATTGGCATCTCTGCAGGGGAAATTGATGCGGGCAATGAAAACCTCTCCAGCCGAACCCAGGCCCAGGTCAGCGCGCTGACGGAGACTGCAGCCAGCATGGAGCAGCTGACAGCCACTGTGCGCCAGAACGCAGAGCGGGCTCAGTCAGCCAGCTCGCTGGCGGTATCGGCATCAGAGCGGGCTGAACGTGGCGGCAAAGTGGTGGGGCAGGTGGTGCACACCATGGATGCCATCAGCAGCAGCTCTCACAAGATTGTGGACATCATTCAGGTGATTGAGGGGATTGCTTTCCAGACCAATATCCTGGCGCTCAATGCGGCGGTGGAGGCCGCTCGGGCTGGCGATCAAGGGCGTGGTTTTGCGGTGGTGGCCAGTGAAGTGCGCTCTCTGGCCCAGCGCAGCGGTGAAGCCGCCAAGCAGATCAAGGAGCTGATTCACGCCAGCGTCAGCCAGGTGCAGAACGGCGCGGGGCTGGTGAGCCAGGCGGGCAGCTCCATGCAGGACATCATGCAGGCGGCAGGCCAGGTCAGTGGGTTGCTGGGCGAGATATCGCACGCGCTGCAGGAGCAGAGCGAGGGCATTGCCCACGTGAACATGGCGGTGGCGCATATGGACAGCACCAATCAGGAAAATGCCGTGCTGGTGCAGCAGGCCACGCAGGCGGCAGGCGCGCTTAATGCCCGCACGCAGGATTTGCAGCAGGCCGTGGGTGCTTTCAGGCTGGATGATGAAGAAGCATCGGCGCATGTGCCGTTTCTGGCGCCGGCTGCTGCTGCGCCACGCACCTTCATGGCGGCGGTGCCAGCCAAATCTGCCGTGCATGCAGGCAGGGCTCTGGAGTACGACGAGCGTTGA
- a CDS encoding tryptophan--tRNA ligase has protein sequence MSTTRFLTGITPSGTPHLGNYAGMMRPAIEASRDKKVENFYFLADYHALIKCQDPDRVQRSTIEIAASWLAAGLDPEHVTFYRQSDIPEIPELTWFLTCVTGKGLLNRAHAYKASVDKNNAAGTEPDDGVTAGLFMYPVLMGADILVFNAHKVPVGRDQVQHLEMARDMASSFNHIYSGEYFTLPEAVVEESVATLPGLDGRKMSKSYNNTIPLFASRDQLKKLINSITTDSRAPGEAKEVEGSALFQIYQAFASEEETTALRKLYAEGIAWGDAKQMLFERIDREIAPMRERYEYLIAHPAELEEILQAGAIKARKLATPLLQQLRSAVGIRNLAQAQKTKVKTAKAALPQFKQYREADGQFYFKLVAADGQLLLQSQGFAAPKEAGQSIAQLQREGASALSALKPRLQTVDGVQDEQVVQALEQLREAAEQ, from the coding sequence ATGAGCACTACCCGTTTTCTGACTGGCATTACCCCCAGCGGCACGCCACATCTGGGCAACTACGCAGGCATGATGCGCCCTGCCATCGAAGCCAGCCGCGACAAGAAGGTGGAGAACTTCTACTTTCTGGCCGACTACCACGCGCTCATCAAATGCCAGGACCCGGACCGCGTTCAGCGCTCCACCATTGAAATCGCTGCCAGCTGGCTGGCTGCCGGTCTGGACCCGGAACACGTCACCTTCTACCGCCAGTCCGACATTCCCGAGATTCCCGAGCTGACCTGGTTTCTGACCTGCGTGACCGGCAAGGGCCTGCTCAACCGCGCCCACGCCTACAAAGCCTCGGTGGACAAGAACAATGCTGCAGGCACCGAGCCCGATGACGGAGTGACTGCCGGCCTGTTCATGTACCCCGTGCTGATGGGCGCCGACATTCTGGTCTTCAACGCCCACAAGGTTCCCGTGGGCCGCGACCAGGTACAGCACCTGGAGATGGCGCGCGACATGGCCTCCAGTTTCAACCATATCTACAGCGGCGAGTACTTCACCCTGCCCGAAGCCGTGGTGGAAGAGTCCGTCGCCACGCTTCCCGGCCTTGATGGCCGCAAGATGAGCAAGAGCTACAACAACACCATTCCGCTGTTCGCTTCACGCGATCAGCTCAAAAAGCTCATCAACAGCATCACCACTGACTCGCGCGCGCCCGGCGAAGCCAAGGAAGTCGAAGGCTCGGCCCTGTTCCAGATTTACCAGGCTTTTGCCAGCGAAGAAGAAACCACTGCCCTGCGCAAGCTGTACGCCGAAGGTATTGCATGGGGCGACGCCAAGCAAATGCTGTTCGAGCGCATTGACCGTGAAATCGCGCCCATGCGCGAGCGCTACGAATACCTGATTGCCCACCCCGCCGAGCTGGAAGAAATTCTGCAAGCGGGCGCCATCAAGGCCCGCAAGCTGGCAACACCGCTGCTGCAGCAACTGCGCAGCGCCGTGGGCATCCGCAATCTGGCACAGGCGCAAAAGACCAAGGTCAAGACTGCCAAGGCTGCGCTGCCCCAGTTCAAGCAATACCGCGAGGCCGATGGCCAGTTCTACTTCAAGCTGGTTGCCGCTGACGGCCAGTTGCTGCTGCAAAGCCAGGGTTTTGCTGCGCCCAAGGAAGCAGGCCAGAGCATTGCCCAGCTGCAGCGCGAAGGGGCCAGCGCCCTTTCAGCACTGAAGCCACGCCTGCAAACTGTAGATGGTGTGCAGGACGAGCAAGTGGTACAAGCGCTGGAACAACTGCGCGAAGCCGCTGAACAGTAA
- a CDS encoding CHASE2 domain-containing protein, with translation MPEAASRKPPKLRYSWLLLSAFLLTLVYALSAPGQLTRFNSAIQDASAWLHQRAASPDVVIVAIDDHSIESIGRWPWRRALHAAVIERISAGQPRAIGMDIVFSEEDLDYPGDDLLLQPALQRNGHTVLPITRSAQTQINEPLSSLRSAAIALGHTQMPVDADGVVRRFNAIEGPKESPQWHMALSLHCVGQTGKPCQPAQAPADAPSASWLQLQPQVIAFAAPQQGNTPFATYSYIDVLRGDIPAAAFRGKYVLIGATAAGLGEKFTAPVGFGARLISNVEMLAHVLSGIQQDLHLEPASPELNRALNLIAVLLALLALARFGPSGGLLACAGLAILALLTAGLAPRWGHIQTAPAAALLGLASAYPLWSWLRLRSATQFLALELRDLQGQGLPISSANVLTGDALDQRIAAVEQASRQLRSLHHFVSESLRQLPSATFVCDRSGKVLLANTAAHAYVASLGIQLQMGDDLVSLLAGLGQANTPGRHSTPSTPAAPLLQRNDMQQASLPRQSEGRDAQGRHLMLLSQAFEAPPNSGWLITLVDISDLRSAQTQRDQAMQFISHDIRSPIGSIITLLEMQRGSRAPSADEALFERIEGYAQSSLKLADDFVHLARAQQQSYRNEALDLGLLADQAVSDSWTAAQKQQVQLIFELPENETMVAGDPGLLYRAAVNLLSNAIKYGKPSDTTATSTVECSVIDSHEFWGLAILDHGPGMDAASLARLSQPFERLQQHQRMDGVGLGLAFVRTVAQRHGGQLQIQSELGKGSTFTLLIPKA, from the coding sequence ATGCCTGAAGCCGCAAGCCGCAAGCCGCCCAAACTGCGCTACAGCTGGTTGCTGCTCAGTGCTTTCCTGCTGACGCTGGTCTATGCCCTCAGCGCCCCCGGTCAGCTCACACGCTTCAATAGCGCAATACAGGACGCCTCGGCCTGGCTGCACCAGCGCGCAGCCTCGCCGGATGTCGTCATCGTCGCCATTGACGATCACAGCATCGAATCCATTGGCCGCTGGCCCTGGCGCCGCGCTCTGCATGCGGCTGTCATCGAACGCATCTCCGCTGGTCAGCCACGCGCCATTGGCATGGACATTGTCTTCAGCGAAGAAGACCTGGACTACCCCGGCGATGACCTGCTGCTGCAGCCCGCACTGCAAAGGAATGGCCACACCGTTTTGCCCATCACGCGCAGCGCACAAACCCAGATCAACGAGCCCCTGTCCAGCCTGCGCAGCGCCGCTATTGCACTCGGGCATACACAGATGCCCGTGGATGCCGATGGCGTGGTGCGCCGCTTCAACGCCATTGAAGGCCCCAAGGAATCGCCCCAGTGGCATATGGCGCTGAGCCTGCACTGCGTAGGCCAGACGGGCAAGCCATGCCAGCCAGCGCAGGCACCTGCAGATGCACCCAGCGCCTCCTGGCTGCAATTGCAGCCTCAGGTCATTGCCTTTGCCGCGCCTCAGCAGGGCAACACGCCATTTGCCACGTACTCGTATATCGATGTGCTGCGCGGCGATATTCCTGCTGCTGCATTTCGCGGCAAATATGTGCTGATAGGCGCCACCGCCGCAGGGCTTGGCGAGAAATTCACCGCCCCCGTCGGCTTTGGCGCCAGACTGATCTCGAATGTGGAAATGCTGGCCCATGTGCTCAGCGGCATTCAGCAAGACCTGCACCTGGAGCCGGCGTCTCCCGAACTCAACCGCGCCCTCAATCTCATCGCCGTGCTGCTGGCCTTGCTGGCACTGGCCAGGTTTGGCCCTTCTGGCGGGCTGCTGGCCTGTGCCGGGCTGGCAATCCTTGCACTTCTGACAGCCGGGCTGGCGCCGCGCTGGGGTCACATACAGACCGCACCCGCAGCGGCTTTGCTAGGCCTAGCCTCTGCCTACCCCCTGTGGAGCTGGCTGCGGCTGCGCTCTGCCACGCAATTTCTGGCACTGGAGCTGCGCGACCTGCAAGGTCAGGGCCTGCCAATCAGCAGCGCCAATGTTCTGACCGGAGATGCACTCGATCAGCGCATTGCTGCCGTGGAACAAGCCTCCCGCCAGTTGCGCTCTCTGCACCATTTCGTCAGTGAAAGCCTGCGCCAGCTCCCATCCGCCACTTTTGTCTGCGACCGAAGCGGCAAAGTGCTGCTGGCCAATACGGCCGCCCACGCCTATGTCGCCAGTCTGGGAATCCAGCTGCAAATGGGTGATGATCTGGTGAGCCTGCTGGCTGGCTTGGGCCAGGCTAATACCCCAGGCCGGCACAGCACCCCATCGACACCTGCAGCCCCGCTGCTGCAGCGCAACGACATGCAGCAGGCATCCCTACCCCGCCAAAGCGAGGGCCGCGATGCCCAGGGCCGCCACCTCATGTTGCTGAGTCAAGCCTTCGAGGCGCCACCCAACTCAGGCTGGCTCATCACCCTTGTAGATATCAGCGATCTGCGCAGCGCCCAGACCCAGCGCGATCAGGCCATGCAATTCATCTCGCATGACATTCGCAGCCCCATCGGCTCCATCATCACCCTGCTGGAAATGCAGCGCGGCAGTCGCGCACCTTCCGCCGACGAGGCATTGTTTGAACGCATCGAAGGCTATGCGCAATCCTCACTGAAGCTGGCAGACGACTTTGTGCATCTGGCCCGCGCGCAGCAGCAAAGCTACCGCAACGAAGCACTGGACCTGGGCCTGCTGGCCGATCAGGCCGTATCAGACAGCTGGACCGCCGCGCAAAAACAGCAAGTACAGCTGATCTTCGAGCTGCCAGAAAACGAAACCATGGTTGCAGGCGACCCCGGCCTGCTCTACCGCGCCGCAGTCAACCTGCTGAGCAATGCCATCAAATACGGCAAGCCCTCAGACACGACCGCCACATCTACCGTGGAGTGCAGCGTGATTGACAGCCATGAATTCTGGGGGCTTGCCATCCTCGATCATGGCCCCGGCATGGATGCGGCCTCACTGGCGCGCCTGAGCCAGCCTTTTGAACGCCTGCAGCAACACCAGCGCATGGATGGTGTGGGCCTCGGCCTGGCATTTGTGCGCACCGTGGCACAACGCCATGGCGGGCAGCTGCAAATCCAGAGCGAGCTGGGCAAAGGCAGCACTTTCACCTTGCTGATTCCCAAGGCCTGA
- a CDS encoding response regulator transcription factor: MRIAALDDDALQLQLLEQVVREAGHSCHTFLKGTALQQALRRESFDLLLVDWELPDIAGTEVVRWVREQVSKELPIIFITHRSEEADIVEGLSCGADDFMIKPVRAAELRARMSALLRRAYPLSAQSVLNFGPYRFHTATNGIEIDGKPVEVTHREYTLALTLFQNQGRLLSRDHLREVVWGHNSEVQSRSLDTHVSRLRNLLNLRAGQPYSISAIYGYGYRLDVPETETTSVA; the protein is encoded by the coding sequence ATGCGTATCGCCGCCTTGGATGATGACGCTCTGCAGCTGCAACTGCTGGAGCAGGTCGTAAGAGAAGCAGGCCACAGCTGCCACACCTTTCTCAAAGGTACGGCTTTGCAACAGGCTCTGCGCCGCGAAAGCTTTGATCTGCTGCTGGTGGACTGGGAGTTGCCCGACATCGCCGGCACGGAAGTAGTGCGCTGGGTGCGCGAGCAAGTCAGCAAAGAGCTGCCCATCATCTTCATCACCCACCGCAGTGAAGAGGCCGACATTGTTGAAGGCCTGAGCTGCGGGGCAGATGATTTCATGATCAAGCCCGTGCGCGCAGCTGAGCTGCGCGCACGCATGTCGGCCCTGCTGCGCCGGGCCTACCCGCTGTCGGCCCAGAGCGTGCTGAACTTCGGCCCCTATCGCTTTCACACCGCCACCAATGGCATCGAAATCGATGGCAAGCCCGTGGAAGTCACCCACCGCGAATACACACTGGCGCTGACGCTGTTCCAGAACCAGGGTCGCCTGCTGTCCCGCGATCATCTGCGCGAAGTCGTCTGGGGCCATAACTCCGAAGTGCAGTCCCGCTCTCTGGACACCCATGTCTCGCGTCTGCGTAATCTGCTCAATCTGCGCGCTGGTCAGCCGTATTCCATCTCCGCCATTTACGGCTACGGCTACAGGCTGGATGTGCCGGAGACCGAAACCACCTCTGTCGCCTGA
- a CDS encoding FecR domain-containing protein gives MQMVLACSGVAGLALTGQAMAQIRPASPAGDVIEHRVTAGDTLEQLASRYLGDHTRWTALQSHNRVQDPLRLQPGSVLRIPTRLLRAAAASVEFVQGDVRSTRSLSHLADTPANTAAASQPVQKGQLLEEGDSLKVPANGFVSVRLADGSLVRVQSASDVELRQMRRKGRAGTLQSVLDLREGGVEASVSKQVQTERRFEIRTPSASTSVRGTQFLVLTDAQGQTAAAVDEGSVSVQSGRPSALLKPGQGVAVSANGQLSKPTAMLPAPDIALWPALAEDASWVSLPLPVMAGAVRYQVQLAEHKDLNQIVRSGLFTQSPARLTGVPDGNYLATVRAIDANGIPGARSTHSLRVKATPVPPLYESPEPDAVVGLGQRGLQCTKVEQASSYRIQVAASGADFAQPLIDVSALQECSLAAQALAKLPVGDYQWRVASTRTLTNGQQDPGPFAPPQRMKLAEAPKSPELQMGGSAGEGSRNIRWAGEEGHRYHVVVAQDAEFSKPLVDTWLTQPQWSTQDLAAGSYYLQMQVEDSNGLRSNFTPARQFQTGNWVTTGDGQSLSSGDGVRLMRQ, from the coding sequence ATGCAAATGGTGCTGGCCTGCAGCGGCGTGGCCGGACTGGCGCTGACAGGTCAGGCAATGGCGCAGATTCGCCCAGCCTCGCCTGCTGGCGATGTGATCGAGCACCGCGTGACTGCGGGCGATACGCTGGAACAGCTGGCCTCCCGCTATCTGGGCGACCACACCCGCTGGACTGCGCTGCAAAGCCATAACCGCGTGCAAGACCCGCTGCGCCTGCAACCTGGCTCGGTGCTGCGGATTCCCACACGCCTGCTGCGCGCTGCGGCGGCCTCGGTGGAATTTGTGCAGGGTGATGTGCGCAGCACTCGCTCGCTCAGCCACCTGGCCGACACGCCCGCCAATACAGCGGCCGCCAGCCAGCCCGTGCAAAAAGGTCAGTTGCTGGAAGAAGGTGATTCGCTCAAGGTGCCAGCCAATGGCTTTGTCTCGGTCCGCCTGGCCGATGGTTCGCTGGTGCGCGTGCAATCTGCCTCTGATGTAGAGCTGCGCCAGATGCGCCGCAAAGGCCGTGCGGGCACCCTGCAATCGGTGCTGGACCTGCGTGAAGGCGGTGTTGAAGCCTCTGTCTCCAAACAGGTGCAGACCGAGCGACGCTTTGAAATTCGCACCCCATCGGCATCAACCAGCGTGCGCGGCACCCAGTTTCTGGTGCTGACCGACGCCCAGGGCCAGACGGCCGCAGCAGTGGATGAGGGCTCCGTCTCCGTACAGTCGGGCCGCCCCTCTGCCCTGCTCAAGCCCGGTCAGGGCGTGGCTGTTTCTGCCAATGGCCAGTTGAGCAAACCCACGGCCATGCTGCCCGCACCGGATATCGCTCTGTGGCCCGCCCTGGCCGAAGATGCCAGCTGGGTTAGCCTGCCGCTGCCCGTCATGGCGGGTGCAGTGCGCTATCAGGTTCAACTGGCCGAGCACAAAGACCTGAACCAGATCGTGCGCAGCGGCCTGTTTACGCAATCACCAGCCCGCCTCACCGGCGTGCCAGACGGCAACTATCTGGCCACCGTGCGCGCCATTGATGCCAACGGCATTCCCGGCGCGCGCAGCACGCACAGCCTGCGCGTGAAGGCCACGCCCGTGCCGCCGCTGTACGAATCCCCCGAGCCTGATGCCGTGGTGGGCCTGGGCCAGCGCGGCTTGCAGTGCACCAAGGTTGAGCAAGCCTCGTCCTACCGCATTCAAGTCGCTGCCAGCGGTGCAGACTTTGCCCAGCCTCTCATTGATGTCAGTGCCTTGCAGGAGTGCAGCCTGGCCGCACAGGCGCTGGCCAAGCTGCCCGTAGGCGACTACCAGTGGCGCGTTGCCAGCACCCGCACGCTGACCAATGGCCAGCAAGACCCCGGTCCCTTTGCCCCGCCCCAGCGCATGAAGCTGGCCGAAGCGCCCAAATCGCCAGAGCTGCAAATGGGTGGCTCTGCCGGTGAAGGCAGCCGCAATATTCGCTGGGCAGGCGAAGAAGGCCACCGCTATCACGTCGTGGTGGCTCAGGATGCGGAATTCTCCAAACCACTGGTGGACACCTGGCTGACCCAGCCCCAGTGGTCCACCCAGGATCTGGCCGCGGGCAGCTATTACCTGCAGATGCAGGTGGAAGACAGCAACGGCCTGCGCAGCAACTTCACCCCGGCCCGCCAGTTTCAGACGGGCAACTGGGTCACTACCGGTGATGGCCAAAGCCTTTCCTCCGGCGATGGCGTGCGTCTGATGCGCCAATAA
- the hrcA gene encoding heat-inducible transcriptional repressor HrcA has translation MLDERAKLLLKALIERYIADGQPVGSRTLSRASGLELSPATIRNVMADLEEMGLIISPHTSAGRVPTARGYRLFVDTMLTVDRADLVTPNLVPEQPQKVIANAANLLSSLSQFVGVVMVPRRSSVFKHIEFVRLSERRFLVIIVSPEGDVQNRVIFTDVDYGASQLIEASNFLNRHYAGLTMEEVRVRLKTEVEQLRGEVASLMQAAVNVGAEVMSGNEQEDVVIAGERNLLSVSDFSSDMGNLRRAFDLFEQKTQILRLLDFSNQADGVRIYIGGESQTVPFEDLSVVSAPYELDGQIVGTLGVIGPTRMHYDKMIQIVDITSKLVSNALSHKR, from the coding sequence ATGCTCGACGAACGTGCCAAGTTATTGCTCAAAGCGCTGATCGAGCGTTATATCGCTGACGGTCAACCAGTCGGCTCGCGCACACTCTCACGTGCATCCGGGCTTGAATTGTCGCCTGCCACCATAAGAAATGTGATGGCCGACCTGGAAGAAATGGGGCTGATCATCAGTCCACATACTTCGGCGGGCCGTGTGCCCACAGCCAGAGGCTATCGCCTGTTTGTGGACACCATGCTCACCGTGGACCGGGCTGACCTTGTAACGCCGAATCTGGTGCCTGAGCAGCCGCAAAAAGTCATCGCCAATGCGGCCAATCTGCTCTCCAGCCTCTCCCAGTTTGTGGGCGTGGTCATGGTGCCGCGCCGCAGCTCCGTCTTCAAGCATATCGAGTTTGTGAGATTGTCCGAGCGCCGCTTTCTGGTCATCATCGTCTCGCCCGAAGGCGATGTGCAGAACCGCGTGATCTTTACCGATGTGGATTACGGTGCCTCGCAGCTGATTGAAGCCTCCAACTTTCTGAACCGCCACTATGCGGGGCTGACTATGGAGGAAGTCCGTGTACGCTTGAAGACAGAAGTCGAGCAACTGCGCGGTGAAGTTGCTTCGCTCATGCAAGCTGCAGTCAATGTCGGTGCAGAAGTCATGAGCGGCAACGAGCAGGAAGACGTGGTTATTGCCGGAGAGCGCAATCTACTCTCTGTCAGCGATTTTTCCAGCGATATGGGAAACCTGCGCCGCGCATTCGATCTGTTTGAGCAGAAAACCCAGATTCTGCGCCTGCTGGATTTTTCCAACCAGGCTGACGGTGTGCGCATCTATATTGGAGGCGAAAGCCAGACGGTGCCCTTTGAAGACCTGTCTGTTGTCAGCGCCCCCTATGAGCTCGATGGCCAGATCGTCGGCACACTGGGCGTGATTGGCCCCACGCGCATGCACTATGACAAGATGATCCAGATTGTCGATATCACATCCAAACTGGTGAGCAATGCTCTGAGCCACAAGCGTTAG
- a CDS encoding L-threonylcarbamoyladenylate synthase yields MTTLFEVYPENPQPRIIKQAADMLRKGAILAVPTDSSYALVCHLDDKNAVDRLRRIRQINDKHHLTLLCRDLSELANYARVDNRQYRLLKLATPGPYTFILEASKEVPKRLSHPSRKTIGLRVPDRKGLQLLLEELGEPLLATTLIAPGETEPLNDAESILERFPHELDAVVDSGACPSEPTTVLDLTPMAANNPPTLVRQGLGSLDSIGLQAQ; encoded by the coding sequence ATGACAACCCTCTTTGAAGTTTATCCAGAGAACCCTCAGCCCCGCATCATCAAGCAGGCGGCAGACATGCTGCGCAAGGGCGCCATTCTGGCCGTGCCCACCGATTCAAGCTATGCACTGGTCTGCCATCTGGACGATAAGAACGCCGTAGATCGCCTGCGCCGCATTCGCCAGATCAACGACAAGCACCACCTGACCTTGCTGTGCCGCGACCTGTCGGAACTGGCCAACTATGCACGTGTGGACAACCGCCAGTACCGTTTGCTGAAACTGGCCACACCCGGCCCCTACACCTTCATTCTGGAAGCCAGCAAGGAAGTCCCCAAACGCCTGAGCCACCCTTCACGCAAGACAATTGGCCTGCGCGTGCCAGACCGCAAGGGCCTGCAGTTGCTGCTGGAAGAGCTGGGCGAGCCTTTGCTGGCCACCACGCTGATTGCCCCCGGAGAGACGGAACCCCTCAACGATGCCGAGTCAATTCTGGAGCGCTTCCCGCATGAACTGGATGCTGTGGTCGATTCCGGCGCCTGCCCTAGCGAACCCACCACGGTATTGGACCTGACGCCCATGGCAGCCAACAACCCGCCAACGCTGGTGCGCCAGGGGTTGGGAAGTCTGGACTCCATTGGCCTGCAAGCGCAATGA